A single region of the Salipaludibacillus sp. LMS25 genome encodes:
- a CDS encoding VanZ family protein has translation MNEWLSREVGAMVLSVIMILTIALGIYIFYDLLLHPKKPLKRRLIFYLFLSYMVFLLNTYFFVIHIPPTGVEWVNPQLKPFALLISIISLANSPYSSVNMFEWIMWLLRVIALYFAPLGFFLGWYFKIMRVKSVLVLVVSTAFAIQCTQHLLRCLGLTPWGQFDVEFIILHTIGGLFGYGVYRLVRKLKVTYNERRTRQESG, from the coding sequence TTGAATGAATGGCTTTCCAGAGAGGTGGGCGCTATGGTATTAAGTGTTATTATGATCCTTACGATAGCATTAGGGATATATATTTTTTACGATCTTTTGTTACATCCGAAAAAACCGTTGAAAAGGAGACTCATTTTTTATTTGTTTTTAAGCTATATGGTTTTCCTATTGAATACATACTTTTTTGTAATTCATATTCCGCCCACAGGGGTAGAATGGGTGAACCCTCAGTTAAAACCGTTTGCCCTTTTGATAAGTATTATTAGTCTGGCAAACTCGCCTTATTCGAGTGTTAATATGTTTGAATGGATTATGTGGCTTCTTCGTGTAATAGCTCTTTATTTTGCCCCATTAGGCTTTTTCTTAGGATGGTACTTTAAGATAATGCGTGTGAAAAGTGTGTTAGTTTTAGTTGTTAGCACAGCTTTTGCTATCCAATGTACACAGCATTTATTGAGATGTTTAGGCTTAACACCATGGGGACAATTCGATGTTGAGTTCATAATTTTACATACAATCGGGGGACTATTCGGTTATGGTGTCTATCGTCTTGTCAGGAAGCTAAAGGTTACTTATAACGAACGAAGGACTCGGCAGGAATCTGGTTAA
- a CDS encoding carbonic anhydrase, with translation MKKTSCSIGAIVVSLSLVMTACSATQSASGEGKDLDQAETHEEVMKEAHDGHWSYSGETGPEHWGSLDPSYELCEKGEEQSPINIDTDEVTVTEVDISTTYQPSSFTLEHNGHTIQANALTHDNVLSIDGVDYPLVQFHFHVPSEHQLDGENLAMELHLVHKNQEEELAVLGILMEEGDANEEIAKLWAEMPQEETEEAIELNDLIDLEALLPSSNEGFHYDGSLTTPPCSEGVKWVVLEEPISVSQEQIDAFAEIFPNNNRPVQPWNDRDVYEVTID, from the coding sequence ATGAAAAAAACAAGCTGTAGTATTGGTGCAATCGTTGTATCGTTAAGTTTAGTGATGACGGCCTGTTCTGCAACACAATCAGCAAGCGGAGAGGGAAAAGACTTGGATCAGGCAGAGACACATGAAGAGGTCATGAAAGAAGCACATGATGGTCATTGGTCTTATTCTGGAGAGACAGGACCAGAACATTGGGGCTCTTTAGATCCATCCTATGAATTATGCGAAAAGGGTGAGGAGCAGTCACCGATCAATATAGATACGGATGAGGTGACAGTCACTGAAGTTGATATCAGTACGACGTATCAACCGAGCTCGTTTACGCTTGAACATAACGGTCATACCATTCAAGCAAATGCGTTGACACATGATAACGTCCTCTCGATAGATGGTGTGGATTATCCGTTAGTTCAATTTCATTTTCACGTGCCTTCTGAACATCAACTAGACGGGGAGAACTTGGCTATGGAGCTCCATTTAGTTCACAAAAATCAAGAAGAAGAGCTTGCCGTACTCGGTATCCTAATGGAAGAAGGGGATGCAAACGAGGAGATAGCAAAGCTATGGGCTGAGATGCCACAAGAAGAAACGGAAGAAGCGATTGAATTAAACGATCTGATCGATCTGGAGGCATTACTCCCAAGTAGCAATGAAGGCTTTCATTATGACGGATCTTTAACGACACCGCCTTGTTCGGAAGGGGTTAAATGGGTTGTCCTAGAGGAACCTATTTCTGTCTCCCAAGAACAAATAGACGCATTCGCAGAGATTTTTCCAAACAATAATCGGCCAGTGCAACCGTGGAATGATCGGGATGTATATGAGGTGACGATTGATTAA
- a CDS encoding isochorismatase family protein produces MNQALLVIDAQQDLIEGNMEGEQAVFEKERLINSINGVIEKAIHDSVSVIFIRDLDVAGGKGAGFQVHQGIHIPPHAVIFDKMATNSFYGTPLLAYLNENKIGHVVIMGCKTEHCIDTAVRTATINHVDVTLVGDGHATSDSPVLSAKQIIQHHNDILHGHYNVDHFSVVRNSHDELFTPIHHRYR; encoded by the coding sequence TTGAACCAGGCTTTACTAGTGATTGATGCGCAACAAGACTTAATAGAGGGCAATATGGAAGGGGAACAAGCAGTTTTTGAAAAAGAAAGACTCATTAATTCTATTAATGGGGTGATTGAGAAAGCGATACATGACTCAGTCAGTGTTATTTTTATAAGGGATTTAGATGTTGCGGGTGGAAAAGGAGCAGGGTTCCAGGTGCATCAGGGGATTCATATACCACCTCATGCTGTCATATTTGATAAAATGGCTACGAATTCATTTTATGGCACACCCTTACTGGCGTATTTAAATGAAAACAAGATAGGCCATGTTGTTATCATGGGGTGCAAAACGGAACATTGTATTGATACTGCTGTTAGGACAGCCACGATTAATCATGTTGACGTAACGTTAGTGGGAGACGGACATGCCACATCCGACTCGCCAGTGTTATCAGCTAAACAAATTATTCAGCATCATAATGACATTCTTCATGGTCATTACAATGTGGACCATTTTTCGGTTGTGAGGAATAGTCATGACGAACTGTTTACCCCAATACATCATCGTTACCGGTGA
- a CDS encoding YfiT family bacillithiol transferase produces the protein MEDLRYPIGQFEENSYTLEQVNRWIEEIAHLPEQLKTAVRGLNDHQLDTPYRHGGWTVRQVVHHLPDSHMNAYIRFKWALTEDQPTIKPYMEAKWAELPDASMPIDVSLALLDALHNRWATFLTSLEPTDLEKTFSHPEAGTVKLGVNIGIYAWHGRHHLAHITSLRERMGWNN, from the coding sequence ATGGAGGATCTTCGTTATCCAATCGGGCAATTTGAAGAAAATTCGTATACGCTAGAGCAAGTAAACAGGTGGATTGAAGAGATAGCCCATCTCCCTGAACAGTTAAAAACAGCGGTCAGGGGATTAAATGATCACCAGCTTGATACACCCTATCGGCATGGTGGATGGACGGTGAGGCAAGTGGTTCATCACCTGCCAGATAGTCACATGAACGCTTATATTCGATTTAAATGGGCGCTTACCGAGGACCAACCAACGATTAAGCCGTATATGGAAGCTAAGTGGGCGGAGCTGCCGGACGCTTCAATGCCGATTGACGTCTCATTAGCTTTATTAGACGCTTTGCATAATAGGTGGGCGACCTTTCTAACGAGCTTAGAGCCAACTGATTTAGAAAAAACATTCAGTCATCCGGAGGCGGGGACTGTAAAATTAGGTGTCAACATTGGTATTTATGCGTGGCATGGTCGTCATCATCTAGCCCATATTACCTCGCTTCGTGAACGGATGGGGTGGAATAACTAA
- a CDS encoding aspartate ammonia-lyase → MDASSQYRMENDTLGSIMVPQSAYYGSQTQRAIENFKISGITLPRVFIKSQGIIKAASATTNMAMGTLPPDMGKAIVQAAEEVIEGKWDNEFVVDVYQAGAGTSQNMNVNEVIASRATELAGGTQRINPNDHVNMSQSTNDTFPSALNMAAVEEITERLLPALSQLYEAFQQKADQFMPILKAGRTHLHDGVPIRLGQEFSGYAETVNMVREQLIARLDGLYVLGLGGNAVGTKGSLQPGYIPHVMEEVRKRTNMPFREPINIFSFMQNMNEPIRCMLTLKELATHLIKITSDLRLLSSGPRTGLAEITLPPVQPGSTIMPGKVNPAILEMTHMVCCQIIGYETAVATAGIAGQLEINVMMPVIAHTFLHSIDLMVNAINTLVPKCINGIDVNQANCERWMNESLSLVTGLSPSLGYDMASQIGMNADEKNKTIKQILMEKGLITEEVMQAIDPKGMV, encoded by the coding sequence ATGGACGCTTCAAGTCAGTATCGTATGGAAAATGACACATTAGGAAGTATTATGGTACCTCAATCAGCTTACTATGGTTCACAGACGCAACGTGCTATAGAAAACTTTAAAATTAGCGGCATCACATTACCTCGGGTGTTTATTAAATCACAAGGCATTATAAAAGCGGCCAGTGCCACGACTAATATGGCGATGGGCACACTTCCTCCTGATATGGGAAAAGCAATCGTGCAAGCGGCTGAAGAAGTGATTGAAGGAAAATGGGATAATGAATTTGTCGTAGACGTGTACCAGGCAGGTGCAGGCACCTCGCAAAATATGAATGTGAATGAAGTGATCGCGAGCCGGGCAACGGAGCTTGCTGGTGGTACACAAAGGATCAACCCCAATGACCATGTGAATATGTCTCAATCCACCAATGACACGTTTCCTTCCGCTCTTAACATGGCTGCGGTGGAGGAGATAACAGAACGACTGCTTCCTGCTCTTAGCCAGTTATATGAAGCCTTTCAACAGAAAGCCGACCAATTTATGCCGATCTTAAAAGCAGGCAGGACCCATTTGCACGACGGTGTTCCGATTCGATTAGGTCAGGAATTTTCAGGCTATGCCGAGACGGTTAATATGGTGCGCGAACAGTTAATAGCAAGATTGGATGGGTTATATGTACTTGGGTTAGGGGGAAATGCGGTAGGGACGAAGGGAAGTTTACAGCCTGGCTACATACCACATGTCATGGAGGAAGTTCGGAAGCGGACGAATATGCCGTTTCGTGAACCGATTAACATTTTTTCATTTATGCAAAATATGAACGAGCCTATTCGGTGTATGCTCACACTGAAAGAACTGGCTACCCATTTAATTAAAATAACGAGTGACTTACGATTACTGAGCTCGGGACCTCGTACAGGATTAGCCGAAATTACGCTTCCGCCTGTCCAACCTGGATCAACGATTATGCCGGGGAAAGTCAATCCAGCCATATTGGAAATGACTCATATGGTGTGCTGTCAAATTATTGGCTATGAAACAGCTGTGGCGACAGCAGGTATTGCCGGTCAATTAGAGATTAATGTGATGATGCCGGTTATTGCCCATACTTTTCTACACTCGATCGATTTAATGGTCAATGCCATTAATACGCTCGTCCCAAAATGTATTAACGGCATTGATGTAAATCAAGCCAATTGTGAAAGATGGATGAATGAGAGCTTGTCACTCGTAACGGGGCTCAGCCCGTCTTTAGGCTACGATATGGCCTCGCAAATTGGCATGAATGCGGATGAAAAAAATAAAACGATTAAACAAATCCTGATGGAAAAAGGGCTGATAACCGAAGAGGTGATGCAAGCGATTGATCCAAAAGGGATGGTGTAA
- a CDS encoding DinB family protein, translated as MTLKAIMLAQLKACHRENTWFVATLNAIDELTEEQALWKPQEADYSIFELTNHVMYYNERYLKRFKGTQHDESEEDNTFKGREGMSWHETVEQLTSVATEWVKAVEEADEQKLADWAVDIAHLTTHTAYHTGQMIVLRKWQKAWHDKNGVKYP; from the coding sequence ATGACGCTTAAAGCTATCATGTTAGCTCAGTTAAAAGCCTGTCATCGTGAAAATACCTGGTTTGTGGCCACGCTTAATGCAATAGATGAATTGACAGAGGAACAGGCGTTGTGGAAGCCTCAGGAGGCCGATTATTCTATATTCGAACTGACGAATCACGTCATGTATTATAACGAGCGCTATTTAAAGCGATTTAAAGGCACACAACACGATGAAAGTGAAGAGGATAACACGTTCAAAGGCAGAGAGGGAATGAGTTGGCATGAAACAGTCGAACAATTAACATCGGTCGCTACGGAATGGGTGAAAGCAGTGGAAGAAGCGGATGAGCAAAAGCTCGCTGACTGGGCTGTTGACATCGCTCACCTGACGACTCATACAGCTTATCATACAGGGCAAATGATTGTTCTCCGTAAATGGCAAAAGGCTTGGCATGACAAGAACGGGGTAAAGTATCCTTAA
- the istA gene encoding IS21 family transposase: protein MLAVAQIDYIRHEVNQKGKKYAGVAKSMGIDPRTVTKYANKEEFEARQPQKRKARVMDPVKPILDKWIKEDLKKKKKNHRTAKKMFEQLVTFHSFEGSDRSVRDYVSKRKKELADYHKEAALPLESIPGTAQVDFGTAPFKYQAEVIDLPYLVMSFPFSNTFYFQVFPSENTECLLEGLQRMFSHMGGVPATIRFDNLSPAVKKIKSKGNRDLTDTFERFVLHYGFKYEFCNPGKGNEKGHVEAMVKYVRNNFLLPECTVVNLDSFNETLWGLAEQDRERLHYKKQGLQSALFREDEKAWLLLPEKPFDCAHYKKAKADKYGIVTVDNKEYSTSPRFAGQSVKLQITYNSIVVLNEDNEVIVKHHRLYGVKRRSMVWQPYLDLLSKRPKAIKYSSIYDHFPYTWSKYLKDCTEEEQKSALRLLGKLLKNNDFTLLNKALEMASFHGHPNTDQIKHCFYSLLNQNESYKTIRPQFKLPDVPQATRGLSHYDSFFQEGGGANE from the coding sequence ATGTTAGCAGTGGCACAAATTGATTATATCAGACATGAAGTGAATCAAAAAGGTAAAAAGTATGCCGGTGTGGCAAAGAGCATGGGGATCGATCCCCGTACGGTTACAAAGTATGCAAATAAGGAAGAATTCGAGGCTAGACAGCCTCAGAAACGTAAAGCAAGAGTTATGGATCCTGTGAAGCCTATTTTAGATAAATGGATCAAGGAGGATCTGAAAAAGAAAAAGAAGAACCATCGTACGGCTAAGAAAATGTTTGAGCAGTTAGTAACGTTTCATAGTTTCGAAGGTTCAGATCGATCAGTTAGGGATTATGTTTCTAAACGAAAAAAGGAACTAGCGGATTATCATAAAGAAGCTGCCCTCCCTCTTGAATCAATTCCAGGAACAGCTCAAGTGGATTTTGGGACAGCCCCTTTTAAATATCAAGCAGAGGTTATCGACCTTCCGTATTTAGTCATGTCATTCCCGTTTAGTAATACGTTTTATTTTCAGGTGTTTCCTTCGGAAAATACAGAGTGCTTACTAGAAGGATTACAACGAATGTTTAGTCATATGGGCGGAGTGCCAGCAACAATCCGGTTTGATAATTTATCCCCTGCGGTGAAAAAGATAAAGAGCAAAGGGAACCGGGATCTCACCGACACGTTTGAACGCTTTGTCCTGCATTATGGTTTTAAGTATGAGTTCTGTAATCCAGGCAAAGGAAACGAAAAAGGTCATGTGGAAGCCATGGTTAAGTACGTTCGTAATAATTTTCTTCTTCCGGAGTGTACTGTCGTTAACCTTGATTCGTTTAATGAAACTTTGTGGGGACTGGCAGAACAGGATCGGGAACGACTGCATTATAAAAAACAAGGTCTACAATCCGCGTTGTTTAGAGAAGATGAGAAAGCGTGGCTGCTTCTTCCGGAGAAACCCTTCGATTGTGCACATTATAAGAAAGCGAAAGCAGATAAATATGGGATTGTCACAGTGGACAACAAGGAATACTCCACTTCCCCTCGATTTGCGGGACAGAGCGTAAAACTACAGATCACTTATAACTCTATTGTCGTATTGAACGAGGATAACGAGGTGATTGTGAAACATCACCGCTTATACGGTGTGAAGAGGAGATCCATGGTATGGCAGCCTTATCTTGATCTTCTTTCGAAGCGCCCAAAAGCCATTAAGTATTCAAGTATATACGATCACTTTCCTTATACCTGGTCAAAATATTTAAAAGACTGTACGGAGGAAGAACAAAAATCAGCCTTACGGCTTTTAGGAAAATTGCTTAAAAATAATGATTTCACCCTTTTAAATAAAGCTTTAGAGATGGCATCTTTCCACGGGCATCCGAACACCGACCAGATTAAACATTGTTTTTATTCGTTACTGAACCAAAATGAAAGTTATAAGACTATCAGGCCACAATTTAAGCTGCCTGATGTCCCACAAGCGACTCGGGGGCTCTCTCATTATGATTCCTTCTTCCAGGAAGGTGGTGGCGCAAATGAATGA
- a CDS encoding FtsX-like permease family protein, producing the protein MYNLRKLALKLIYRNKWIGVSSIVCILIATTLVMTMLLYTFSSKETLENDLRALYGDMDLAVGFNIEQEDRLTSDFIEDLAKLDDVEAMSKVSISHLTLDESNVSLYTVGVENDDLAKSRYHFTYDLGEEDVILNKSLAEALQLEVGEALAIEGDTFRLNDIIDDIEGAVSTPDFLILQHEVVNEFLRETEDGDVEATYLLVKAHDNANVLELASDIREINPHVRIDITEEDPYVKENLANMMTFIIVLSFLVLIVASLLVVSNLELLLYKLRNQLAILRALGATVTQVSKVILIQGSIINVAGVSLGIICTLVGQGLSRKVIENWLDLPTAAVTYNVMSAILIGGVCLLVFQLFIMISVYRSTTILPIKIMQQNEKLDYRSPNTTSKLAKLAIILSLICMAFSIVSPYYAQFVLISALLMMMGIYMIFPVYLNRGLMWLLPHVKRWFGKEAYIAVKNMVPQMKKNTLIILAISSLMVIAIFGSVMLNTIHQNQLDYVESQFPTPIVLESRLDYETQIDDEQLREAVTALESVTNASVLSTYELVEYKDDNGYTSLDFRLGDLNIVLAEQNDRVLSEEELKTAVLISHDFAKENELEVGDHIPLGLFSEDTQQIIPKGTFRVSGEIDVEDVPIYMDWSNESFKDDFIKFNQMFVDSLDVSRTLQELEEVKRQFPELKINSYEKTSAEMSRMFLQRWAIFIIVMGTLVISAIIGICNSLMNNVLSKRKEFAILRAIGVTKKGISKIITTQVMLYICAGILLGILMGSILILIISLIDLGTLSIDYRILLFIVLALLIPNMILARVLGKHINDEKVSAALTADNK; encoded by the coding sequence ATGTACAATTTAAGAAAACTTGCATTGAAGCTTATTTATAGAAATAAATGGATTGGAGTTTCTTCAATTGTCTGTATCCTCATTGCGACGACGCTCGTGATGACGATGTTGTTATATACGTTTAGCTCAAAAGAAACATTAGAGAATGACTTGCGAGCCCTTTACGGGGATATGGACTTGGCTGTTGGTTTTAATATAGAGCAAGAGGACAGATTAACGTCAGACTTTATTGAGGACTTAGCTAAATTAGACGATGTGGAAGCCATGTCTAAAGTATCTATTTCCCATCTAACTCTCGATGAATCCAATGTGTCACTATACACTGTTGGTGTAGAAAATGATGATCTTGCCAAAAGTCGCTATCATTTCACATATGATTTGGGTGAAGAAGACGTCATCTTAAACAAAAGCTTAGCGGAAGCTCTTCAACTAGAAGTAGGAGAGGCTTTGGCTATTGAAGGTGACACTTTTCGCTTAAACGACATTATAGATGATATTGAGGGGGCTGTGAGTACACCAGACTTTCTTATACTTCAACACGAGGTTGTTAATGAGTTTTTGCGAGAGACTGAAGATGGAGATGTTGAGGCGACTTATCTGTTAGTAAAAGCTCACGACAATGCCAATGTATTAGAGCTTGCTAGCGATATACGGGAAATCAATCCTCACGTTAGGATAGATATAACGGAAGAAGATCCCTATGTTAAAGAAAATCTAGCTAATATGATGACCTTTATCATTGTCTTGAGTTTCCTTGTCCTTATCGTGGCTTCTTTATTAGTCGTGTCGAACCTAGAGCTGTTGCTGTATAAATTAAGAAATCAACTTGCCATCTTACGTGCCCTTGGTGCTACAGTCACACAGGTGAGTAAGGTCATTCTCATTCAAGGAAGTATAATTAATGTGGCTGGGGTCTCCTTAGGGATTATTTGTACGTTAGTGGGGCAAGGTCTGTCGAGAAAGGTTATTGAAAATTGGCTTGATTTACCTACAGCAGCAGTGACGTATAACGTAATGAGTGCCATTCTAATTGGTGGCGTCTGTTTGCTCGTTTTTCAACTGTTTATTATGATTTCTGTTTACAGAAGTACGACGATCTTACCGATCAAAATTATGCAGCAAAATGAAAAACTCGATTATCGATCGCCAAATACAACAAGTAAGCTAGCAAAATTAGCGATCATTCTCTCACTAATATGTATGGCTTTTAGTATTGTCAGCCCTTATTATGCGCAATTTGTTTTAATCTCAGCTCTTCTAATGATGATGGGTATTTATATGATCTTTCCTGTTTATCTTAATCGGGGGCTTATGTGGTTATTGCCACATGTGAAAAGATGGTTTGGTAAGGAAGCGTATATAGCTGTTAAAAATATGGTTCCTCAAATGAAAAAGAATACGCTCATTATATTAGCGATTTCTTCCTTAATGGTGATTGCCATTTTCGGGTCTGTGATGTTAAATACGATCCACCAAAATCAATTAGATTATGTAGAAAGTCAATTTCCAACGCCAATTGTATTGGAAAGTCGGCTAGATTACGAGACACAAATTGACGACGAACAGTTAAGAGAGGCTGTGACAGCGTTAGAAAGTGTGACAAACGCCAGTGTTTTGAGCACATATGAGTTAGTAGAATATAAGGATGATAATGGCTATACGTCGTTAGATTTTCGCTTAGGGGATCTAAATATAGTATTAGCTGAACAAAACGATCGTGTACTTTCAGAGGAAGAATTGAAAACCGCTGTTTTAATTTCACATGACTTCGCCAAAGAGAATGAATTAGAGGTAGGGGATCATATTCCGTTAGGGTTATTCTCAGAAGATACCCAGCAAATCATTCCTAAAGGGACTTTTCGAGTTAGTGGAGAGATTGATGTGGAAGATGTACCGATTTATATGGATTGGTCTAATGAGAGTTTCAAGGATGACTTTATTAAATTTAACCAGATGTTTGTGGACTCTTTAGATGTCTCCCGCACCTTACAGGAGCTAGAAGAGGTTAAAAGACAGTTTCCTGAGTTGAAAATAAATAGCTATGAAAAGACTTCCGCTGAAATGAGTCGTATGTTTTTACAAAGGTGGGCCATCTTTATTATCGTCATGGGGACACTAGTGATATCGGCTATTATCGGTATATGTAATTCTTTAATGAACAATGTGCTTTCAAAACGTAAAGAGTTTGCGATTTTGAGAGCGATAGGTGTGACTAAAAAAGGCATTAGTAAAATTATCACGACGCAAGTGATGTTGTATATATGTGCAGGGATTCTTTTAGGGATTCTTATGGGAAGTATTCTGATTCTCATTATCTCGTTAATAGACCTTGGGACGTTATCTATAGACTATCGCATCCTATTATTTATTGTTCTCGCTCTTTTAATTCCAAATATGATCCTGGCTAGAGTATTGGGGAAACATATTAATGACGAAAAGGTCTCCGCAGCACTTACGGCTGATAATAAGTAG
- the istB gene encoding IS21-like element helper ATPase IstB, with protein sequence MNEQIENYAKRLKLSWIRENYKDIKADTHEEYLLKLFEKEVENREERKINLLLSQAQLPKTGTQPFQWEHIQIPQGIDRSTVLNGSFIKEKENLILYGGVGTGKTYLATLISLNAIHRFGSRVKFFTVAALVNKLIEENQKGSLPKFMKQIEKLDLLVLDELGYIPLNKEGAELLFQVISMCYENRSIVITTNLQFGQWNHVFGDPILTEAVIDRLIHHSHLLVFTGDSFRYKESLLHQ encoded by the coding sequence ATGAATGAGCAGATTGAGAATTATGCCAAACGACTAAAGTTAAGCTGGATTCGAGAGAACTATAAAGACATAAAAGCAGATACACACGAAGAATATCTTCTCAAGCTATTTGAAAAAGAAGTGGAAAACCGCGAAGAACGTAAAATTAATTTATTACTCAGCCAGGCCCAGTTGCCAAAGACAGGCACCCAACCATTCCAGTGGGAACACATTCAAATTCCACAAGGAATTGACCGGTCAACTGTATTAAATGGCAGCTTTATTAAAGAGAAGGAAAACCTCATTTTATATGGTGGAGTCGGCACTGGCAAAACCTATTTGGCAACGTTAATATCCTTAAATGCCATACATCGTTTTGGCAGTCGTGTGAAGTTCTTTACGGTGGCAGCTTTAGTTAATAAGTTGATTGAAGAAAATCAGAAAGGATCGCTTCCGAAGTTTATGAAACAGATTGAAAAGCTTGATCTCCTGGTTCTTGATGAACTGGGGTACATCCCTCTTAATAAAGAAGGGGCCGAGCTGTTATTTCAGGTCATTTCCATGTGTTATGAAAACCGTAGTATTGTCATCACAACAAACCTGCAATTTGGTCAATGGAATCATGTTTTTGGGGATCCGATCCTCACGGAAGCAGTCATTGACCGATTAATTCACCACTCTCATTTACTGGTGTTTACCGGAGACAGCTTTCGTTACAAAGAATCATTACTACATCAATAA
- a CDS encoding bifunctional UDP-sugar hydrolase/5'-nucleotidase yields MKKRTSLSTLSALGALTLLLTACNTDNNLENNNADNDINNENTEQNEAGEEAFNLTIFHTNDTHGRTNMYPHLITTLNEAKEEYGEGLLLDAGDVFSGTLYFNEFRGQDAVEFMNLMEYDAFVPGNHEFDLGDPEEGHPELAAFFQAAEFPIVAANIDFSADSSFDGMIGDSISSDPEGGIIYNGIIVEHDGEQIGIFGLDTEDTLHISSPGDVTFNDYIETAQDMVNQFEAEGVNKIIALTHLGYDSDPNVGNDLLLAEEVEGIDVIIGGHSHTQVAPPTLVTENAEGEAIEPTVVSQAGEYGQFLGVTTVAFDENGVVVSSGGELLATEDREPDSEAAELLEPYTDQIEELQTEPAGSTVISELPNPRHGEDGEEGDPESVRADETALGNLISDAQLAAAQSVEEDTIMALQNGGGIRAPLAEGEVTIGELIEVQPFGNRLTLLELTGEELIEAFEASVYDAPEENGGFLQVSSGTRLTYDSSEEPGQRVVSLEVDIDGDYVEIDEGDTYTVATNNFTATGGDDHAVFGAAYEDGRGTIVGFTDWEMLRDFMAELGDVDYKVEGRIVDLSADDE; encoded by the coding sequence ATGAAAAAAAGAACGAGTCTTTCTACACTCAGTGCACTTGGAGCTCTCACGTTACTTTTAACAGCCTGTAATACGGATAACAATCTAGAAAACAACAATGCTGATAATGACATTAACAACGAAAATACTGAACAGAATGAAGCTGGTGAAGAAGCTTTTAACTTAACCATTTTCCACACGAACGACACACACGGTCGGACAAATATGTACCCCCACTTAATCACTACGTTAAACGAGGCGAAAGAGGAATATGGAGAAGGTTTGCTGCTTGATGCCGGTGATGTTTTCTCAGGAACACTTTATTTCAATGAATTTAGAGGCCAAGATGCTGTTGAATTTATGAACCTTATGGAGTACGATGCATTCGTTCCAGGTAATCACGAATTTGACCTTGGAGACCCTGAAGAGGGACATCCAGAATTAGCGGCGTTCTTTCAAGCAGCTGAATTTCCAATCGTTGCAGCCAATATTGACTTCTCCGCTGATTCAAGCTTCGATGGTATGATTGGTGATTCCATCAGCTCTGACCCTGAAGGCGGGATAATTTATAATGGTATTATCGTGGAACATGATGGTGAACAAATAGGTATCTTCGGATTAGATACAGAAGACACCTTACATATTTCCAGCCCCGGTGATGTGACATTTAACGATTATATTGAGACAGCACAAGACATGGTAAACCAATTTGAAGCAGAAGGCGTGAATAAGATCATTGCCCTCACCCACCTCGGTTACGATTCAGACCCAAACGTAGGGAATGACCTCCTGCTCGCTGAGGAAGTAGAAGGTATCGATGTCATTATCGGTGGCCATAGCCATACACAAGTGGCGCCTCCTACCCTCGTGACCGAAAATGCTGAAGGAGAAGCGATTGAGCCAACTGTCGTGAGTCAGGCCGGTGAATATGGCCAATTCCTCGGTGTCACAACAGTGGCGTTTGACGAAAATGGTGTTGTCGTAAGTTCAGGTGGTGAACTTCTTGCTACCGAAGACAGAGAACCTGACAGCGAAGCCGCGGAATTGCTAGAACCTTACACAGACCAAATCGAAGAGCTTCAAACTGAGCCTGCTGGTTCTACAGTCATAAGCGAATTACCTAACCCTCGTCACGGTGAAGATGGTGAAGAAGGAGACCCAGAGAGTGTCAGAGCGGACGAAACAGCTCTCGGTAACTTAATCTCTGACGCTCAATTAGCCGCCGCTCAGTCCGTAGAAGAGGACACCATTATGGCACTGCAAAATGGTGGTGGCATCCGTGCACCTCTGGCAGAAGGTGAGGTCACGATTGGTGAACTCATTGAGGTACAGCCATTCGGAAACCGCCTTACACTCCTTGAATTAACTGGTGAAGAGTTAATTGAAGCTTTCGAAGCAAGTGTTTATGATGCACCGGAAGAAAATGGTGGCTTCCTTCAAGTGTCATCTGGTACACGTCTCACTTATGATAGCAGTGAAGAACCAGGGCAACGCGTTGTATCACTAGAAGTGGACATCGATGGTGACTACGTGGAAATAGACGAAGGTGACACATACACAGTAGCTACTAACAACTTTACAGCCACAGGCGGTGATGACCATGCCGTCTTCGGAGCCGCTTATGAGGATGGCCGGGGAACGATCGTCGGCTTTACCGATTGGGAAATGTTGCGTGACTTTATGGCTGAACTTGGCGACGTAGACTATAAGGTCGAAGGACGTATTGTCGATCTTTCAGCTGACGACGAGTAA